Within the Bacillus mesophilus genome, the region TGTTGTAATTATCCTATACCTTAATCTTATATAAAAGAAATGCATTAGACAAGTACATTCCGAATATTACTAATCCCGTTTTAATTTCCTATACGAGTTAGCTTTTGGTCGAGTAGAGTATACAATTTCACAACCATTGCACGGCTATAGCCTAGATTGATTAGTCCTTCGTAAGTTAATGAAAAATCGACTGCTGTTTCAATAGGTCTCACTGATATTACTGTTATGACAAGAAAGGCCTTTTTAGGTGCTGTAATCTCTACACTTAATTCGCCATGTTCAGTTGAGACGGATGTTATTTTATAGCCAGGTAACTCCCTAATTAATTCTTCAACAGCTGTAAGAGCTTTTGCTTTATTTGTCTTGTAATAGTGTGTTTTCAGCAAAGGATCGTCATGGTGATCTTTTGTTTCACAGTGCTTCGAAAAGAATTGCTTGATCTTTTGAAAACTCATTATAAACACCTCTTTTATGTAAACATATTTTTTATTAAATATAATGGCGCAGACGCCACCTTGTAAAATTTCTTAGACTATTAAAAAAAGAGGTGTTGATTCACACCTCTTCGTTCTTTAACTTATAGTGCTTTAACTTTAGCTTGCTTCACTTGAACTGGTCCCATTCCACGAGGAATTTCAATATTTTCACGTGTTTGAGCGCCAAGTGCCTCTGCGATAAAGTCAGCTGCAATGTTAGGATCTAAATGACCACAAGTATAAACATCAATACTTGCATAGCCATGCTCTGGAAAACTGTGAATCGTTAAGTGTGATTCAGAAATAATAACAACCCCACTCACACCTTGAGGAGCAAATTTATGAAAAGCTACCTCACGTACCTCAGCACCAGACTTTAAAGCTGCATTTACAAACGTTTCTTCAATATAGTTCATATCGTTTAATTTTTCAAAGTCGCAACCCCATAACTCGGAAATTACGTGTCTACCCATTGTATCCATTTATTACTTCCCCCTTTGAAATTTTAGGTGTACATGAATTCTTTCGCATATGGTATGCACTAACTACCACGGGGGAAAGTTAGTCCTAAGAGGTCCTAACCCTTTAAGTAGCCACATTACCGAAGCTTTGGTAAGAAGTTCACGAATCATAGTATACTTTGTTTAAATAATTTTTGCAACCTATGAACTACTATTTTTTTCTTCTCGGAACTGTGGCTAGGTCATCCTTTACTTTTTCCTTTCTTATTCACATTATTCGTAAGCTTACACAGAGCCTTTCATTGGATGTTTAGGCTCGTTATTAGAGAAGTAAAATAAAATAGAAAGTATTTTGGAGCAGGTCAAAATTCACATCCAAACTTTTAGTAAGAAATCAAAGTTGTTCGATATTTGCTGTTTTTTTTGGGCTTGTACTTTCTAACGCTAGGTAGGTTCTCCTCAGCTTCACTATCCACTGTTCAAAAACAAATAAAAACACCTGAATAAACAGGTGTTTAAATATTAGTAAGCAGATACTTCTTCTAATTTCTGTAGCTGACTTGCAACTAACGCAGTTAATTCTACTACTCTCGTCGAGTAACCCCACTCATTATCATACCATGCTAACACCTTTACTTTTCTATTCCCCATTACCATGGTAGATAAACCATCAACGATTGCAGAATGGTCATTTGTATTAAAATC harbors:
- the speD gene encoding adenosylmethionine decarboxylase is translated as MDTMGRHVISELWGCDFEKLNDMNYIEETFVNAALKSGAEVREVAFHKFAPQGVSGVVIISESHLTIHSFPEHGYASIDVYTCGHLDPNIAADFIAEALGAQTRENIEIPRGMGPVQVKQAKVKAL
- a CDS encoding cytosolic protein, whose protein sequence is MSFQKIKQFFSKHCETKDHHDDPLLKTHYYKTNKAKALTAVEELIRELPGYKITSVSTEHGELSVEITAPKKAFLVITVISVRPIETAVDFSLTYEGLINLGYSRAMVVKLYTLLDQKLTRIGN